gatattaaatatgtttcacatatatgttgcaagtgttttatctaaaagttgcgtatgttttacaatggtttcatgtgttttcaggtgtttttgcacaTGTTCCGACgcatgtttcatctgtcttcacacgcatgttgcaagtgctgTATCCTGATGTTTCAGAAGTTGATCGGGTGTTGCATATCCCTCCTCGTCTTCTGCGCCCTCACCTCAGCATCTCCTCCTCCTGGCGTCGGCTGGGCATCCAATACGACCCTGTGGCCGAGGCACACCGCGGGTCCTATATCGAACCAGAGGTGCAGGCGAGTGCCACCCCTCCCCCTCTTCTCGATGCCGGTGACGTTTGGGTGGAGTGGCCCCCCGCGTGGGCGCGCAGAATGGAGTGCGGGCACGGGCATCCGGGCCTCCTGTCTTGTGCTGTTTCTTTTTTTCGTTCATCACATTCACATGACACGTACGCATAGCATACTCCGGTATAAAGAAACGAAAATCGATTAAAAATACTTTTTCcgaagcaagattcaaaagttagGGTTTTCTTAAAAAGCAAATATCTTTTATAAATTTGTATATTAAAAGTGaacttactccctccgtccgaTAAATTGTGTCGTTATCGTTTTTTAAGAAGTCAAATATTATTACCTTTATAcaaatatatatttaaaaatgttaaaattatggTGCATAATTGGTATTATTCGATGAATCgtcgaatatattttcataataagctTATTGAAAAATAAATTTTGTTAatatttctataaatctagttaaattgaAGGAAGTTTGGCAAGCATTAACTCCATAGCGATACTCTTTTTTGGACAACAGGAGTATTATTTATAGTTTTTGTCTTTTTTTGCAGCTTCTCATGAAAGCCCAAACAAACACGGCCGATAAGAATAAATGTGATTTTCTTCGTTCTGAATTACaagatattttatttttttaatatatttttttactGTAAAAGCTAAGCACTCCTATCCAGGAAAGAATACAACTATGGGATTCGTGTCGGTTAAACtagttcaagtttgaccaaatttatagtaaatagcattgatatttatgtctccaaataaatttattatgaaaatatatcttaTAACGAAttcaatgatacttattttgtatcatgaatgttagtacttttttatataaatttagtcaaaattcAAACTGTTTAACTTCTCGAaaaacgagaattgcattcttttgtggacagagggagtatctaGAAAAATCATACAGTCTTATAATTTGTAATTGATGGAGTATTTTTTGGTTTAGTATGAAGATAGAGTTGCACACAGAATTGCAAATAAATAGTGGACAATAAAAGGAGAATTCTGTCATGCATAATCATGTTGCAGGGCTCCTATTTCTCTCCGCATGCAACGCAGTTACtcaatccgttctaaattataggatattttggcttttctagatacgtagtttttgctatgcacgtAGATATAccctatgtctagatacatattaaAATCAATATATCTCGAAAAGccaaaacattttataatttggaattgagggAATATTTCAGTAATAAATAATAATAAGCACAAGCACAAATGGCAGGGGATCAAGCATGAGAGCAGGAACGGCGCCTACACACTACTAGAGGTCTTgagcatggcggcggcggcttccTCCTTGCTCAGTTGCTCTTGGCCTTGGTCTCCTGCTGGCCCAGGAACGGCGCGTCGGCATTGGCGTCACTAGAGTAGAGGCAGGGGTGCTGCTGGAACCCCTGCTTGCTGAGCACCTCCCTGGCACGGCGCACAACCTCCCGGTTGCTCATCGGCGCCAGGTGCGCCGCCAGCACGGCCTGCAGCGCGGCGCTGAACGCCCCGCACGCCCTGCCGCCGACCGCCGCGACGTCGTCCCCCGCCACGTCCGCCGATGTCTCGTCCGTCTGGCACCCGCTCAGCAGGATCCCGGCGCCCTCGGTGCACGAGGCGCCGCTGCTGTTGCCATCGTGGTCGTGGCGGTGGAGGTGAAACTTGGCGCTGGCGTCGGCGCCGAACAGCGCCACGAGGTGGTCGGTGATGTGGTGGGACGCGGCCATGCCCGACGTGCCGGACAGGTGGCCGAGAACCGCGGCGTACGGGAGGAACCGGCCAGCAGCGTGGGCGTGGAGAtcggggtcggcggcggcggtggggccgATCTGCTCCTTCTCCTGGTCGATGAGGCCGCCGCTGTGGCACGAGTCGGacaccatggtgaaggtggcgccCGCCGGCACGCGGTCCACCAGCTCCCGGAAGTCCACGTCTGCCGGTCCGACGTCGCGTGCGTGCATACAGGCATGTCAGTCACGCACTATGTCAGTCAGAGGTCAGGATGACGCGCCTACATGAACCTGTAATGAGGTTGAAGTCGCAGGGCACGATGGCCTCGTCGTTGCGGTCACCATGGCCGCGGCGTGGCCTGCCGCTGACGGGCGGGACGAGCGTGCCGTGGCCGCTGAAGTGGAAGAAGAGCACGTCCCCAGGCGCCGCGCGCGCCACCATGTCGGACAGCGCGCGCCTGACGCCGGCGGCGCCGCGGCCGCGGTCGTCGTCGGTGAGCACGGTGACGTCGCCCGGCGCGAAGCCGAAGCGGTCGAGGAGGACGGCACGCATGGCGTGGACGTCGTTGATGCAGCCCTGCAGCTCGTACGGCGTGCCGGCGTAGTTGCAGCCCACCAGGGTGGCCAGCATCTTCTTCTTCCCCTCGCGCGCCTCCATTGTcgtcttcttcttctagctctagctcgATACCTCTGGTACGGTGTGCTAG
This sequence is a window from Miscanthus floridulus cultivar M001 chromosome 10, ASM1932011v1, whole genome shotgun sequence. Protein-coding genes within it:
- the LOC136486224 gene encoding metacaspase-9-like — translated: MEAREGKKKMLATLVGCNYAGTPYELQGCINDVHAMRAVLLDRFGFAPGDVTVLTDDDRGRGAAGVRRALSDMVARAAPGDVLFFHFSGHGTLVPPVSGRPRRGHGDRNDEAIVPCDFNLITDVDFRELVDRVPAGATFTMVSDSCHSGGLIDQEKEQIGPTAAADPDLHAHAAGRFLPYAAVLGHLSGTSGMAASHHITDHLVALFGADASAKFHLHRHDHDGNSSGASCTEGAGILLSGCQTDETSADVAGDDVAAVGGRACGAFSAALQAVLAAHLAPMSNREVVRRAREVLSKQGFQQHPCLYSSDANADAPFLGQQETKAKSN